The sequence AGGTAATGTGTAGGAAAGATTTATCCCCCAATATTTTGAGAAATTGCTTAGGATAGGTTTCCCTTGATAGGGGCCAGAGCCTCGTGCCACTGCCACCTGCCATTATAAGCGCTTTCATGCGTTATAATTATACGACGCCGTGGACTCTTGTAGTGAAGAGAAAGTTCAACGCTGCTCACTTTCTGACGGATTATCATGGCTCTCCAGAACCTCTGCACGGACACACTTGGGAGGT comes from Hydrogenobacter hydrogenophilus and encodes:
- a CDS encoding 6-carboxytetrahydropterin synthase — its product is MRYNYTTPWTLVVKRKFNAAHFLTDYHGSPEPLHGHTWEV